A region from the Cellvibrio sp. PSBB006 genome encodes:
- a CDS encoding carbohydrate-binding domain-containing protein: protein MRIFKNLALVFSILLLSAGSLAQNYPTCSSSASDPDGDGWGWENNQSCIVSSSGSSGGYPTCSSSASDPDGDGWGWENNQSCQVASGGSSGGSNGGNYPTCANSASDPDGDGWGWENNQSCQVASGGSSGGGSCGTGNCPGSLSCPSGMSCGCYTVSGLGANKQAYVNAGADRRFLASAMMETEKMDTNYAYGDNKTGDAFNAGATKQNWGMMRQCHSEWRGYSANDYAVSGAMNNSRSLDVQVYNECRNYYGNQWFAGHRNGASGLANPNTQDINNFRAGYEWTYNQLAGHECDDVRFWVNIPAI, encoded by the coding sequence ATGCGTATCTTTAAAAACCTTGCCCTGGTGTTTTCGATATTGCTGCTAAGCGCGGGGAGCCTCGCGCAGAACTATCCAACCTGTTCCAGTTCCGCATCCGACCCCGACGGTGACGGCTGGGGTTGGGAAAACAATCAAAGCTGTATCGTGTCATCAAGCGGCAGCTCCGGTGGCTATCCAACCTGCAGCAGCTCAGCTTCTGACCCGGACGGCGATGGTTGGGGCTGGGAGAACAACCAGAGTTGCCAGGTCGCCAGCGGTGGATCATCCGGTGGCTCCAATGGCGGCAATTATCCAACCTGTGCCAACTCAGCCTCTGATCCGGATGGTGATGGTTGGGGCTGGGAGAACAATCAGAGTTGCCAGGTGGCTAGCGGTGGTTCGTCTGGCGGCGGTAGTTGCGGCACCGGAAACTGTCCGGGTTCATTGAGCTGTCCCAGCGGTATGAGTTGCGGCTGCTATACCGTCTCCGGGCTCGGTGCCAACAAGCAAGCCTATGTGAATGCCGGTGCAGATCGCCGCTTCCTCGCCTCAGCGATGATGGAAACCGAGAAGATGGATACCAATTACGCGTATGGCGACAATAAAACCGGTGACGCCTTCAACGCCGGGGCGACCAAACAAAACTGGGGCATGATGCGACAGTGCCACTCTGAATGGCGCGGCTACAGCGCCAACGATTACGCCGTATCCGGCGCGATGAATAATAGCCGCAGTCTGGATGTGCAGGTGTACAACGAATGTCGCAACTACTACGGCAACCAGTGGTTTGCCGGCCACCGCAATGGCGCCAGCGGGTTGGCGAATCCCAACACGCAAGACATCAATAATTTTCGTGCAGGCTATGAATGGACTTACAACCAACTGGCAGGTCACGAGTGCGATGACGTGCGCTTTTGGGTCAATATTCCGGCTATTTAA
- a CDS encoding RNA polymerase sigma factor: protein MSVSDQDLIARAVNVKDQHAFAQLVLRYQSQLRLWARRLCNGDVHLADDLAQETFIKAYAALAGFRAEAKFSTWLYRIAFNIAANRWRAKKIDWCELEENEDAETEVCELQQFAAKKDVASAMEQLSAAQQLAIRLCYEDGFSHDEAAEIMSLPLGTVKTHIARGKQKLQKLLSSWSEVV, encoded by the coding sequence ATGTCGGTCTCCGATCAGGACCTGATTGCGCGGGCTGTTAACGTTAAAGACCAGCATGCGTTTGCGCAGCTGGTCTTGCGTTATCAATCGCAACTGCGCTTGTGGGCGCGGCGCCTGTGCAATGGCGATGTTCATCTTGCCGATGACCTCGCCCAGGAAACCTTTATCAAGGCGTATGCCGCGCTGGCAGGATTTCGTGCGGAGGCGAAGTTCTCCACCTGGTTGTATCGCATCGCCTTTAACATCGCCGCCAACCGCTGGCGCGCCAAAAAGATCGACTGGTGTGAACTGGAAGAAAACGAAGATGCCGAAACGGAGGTGTGCGAGCTACAGCAATTCGCGGCGAAAAAGGATGTGGCGTCAGCCATGGAGCAATTGAGCGCGGCCCAACAGCTGGCTATTCGCCTGTGCTATGAAGACGGGTTTTCCCATGACGAAGCGGCGGAGATCATGAGCCTGCCGCTCGGCACGGTCAAAACCCACATCGCGCGGGGCAAACAAAAACTGCAAAAGCTCTTGTCATCCTGGAGTGAAGTCGTATGA
- a CDS encoding DUF6249 domain-containing protein translates to MELIASRMFHTGLINRIGLLLCLLLAMQVWAEESQTPDITPPASSAPAPALAPIPSKPMAVPTIPDHPAGHGTQGEILEQQIAEHISRNLEREFEGAFDSNNDYDATLLIPLFAIFFIFGGPIILVIVLMMMHYRAKARRERQQSENIAQLLAAGKDVPLELLRGDEASSAVAEDNLRKGVKNIGIGTGLLIFLTILLGISIGAVGFIMIGLGISQLVVWKLADNKTAQQKIQD, encoded by the coding sequence ATGGAGTTAATTGCCTCCCGAATGTTTCATACCGGTTTGATTAACCGTATCGGACTTTTGCTGTGCTTGCTGTTGGCGATGCAGGTCTGGGCGGAAGAGTCCCAAACACCGGATATCACGCCTCCGGCAAGCAGCGCGCCGGCACCGGCTCTTGCGCCCATTCCGAGCAAACCTATGGCGGTGCCAACCATTCCAGACCACCCAGCCGGCCATGGCACTCAGGGAGAAATACTGGAGCAGCAGATCGCCGAGCACATTTCACGCAACCTGGAGCGGGAATTTGAGGGGGCATTTGACTCAAACAATGATTATGACGCGACGTTGCTGATTCCACTGTTTGCCATCTTCTTTATCTTCGGTGGCCCGATCATCCTGGTCATTGTCCTGATGATGATGCATTACCGCGCCAAGGCACGCCGCGAACGCCAGCAAAGCGAGAACATTGCGCAACTGCTGGCTGCCGGAAAGGATGTGCCGCTGGAACTCTTGCGCGGCGACGAGGCCAGCAGCGCGGTCGCGGAGGACAACCTGCGCAAGGGGGTCAAAAATATCGGTATCGGCACCGGCCTGCTGATCTTCCTGACGATATTGTTGGGTATCAGCATCGGCGCTGTAGGCTTCATCATGATTGGTCTGGGTATTTCACAGTTAGTGGTGTGGAAGCTGGCTGACAACAAAACTGCGCAACAGAAGATCCAGGACTAA